A section of the Oryza sativa Japonica Group chromosome 1, ASM3414082v1 genome encodes:
- the LOC4327710 gene encoding peptidyl-prolyl cis-trans isomerase CYP21-3, mitochondrial yields the protein MAKVKPKALLAQSKQKKSPTQIGATTIITYIVLGALVVSSVYYALKYWQNRGPAAAEGIVGN from the coding sequence ATGGCCAAGGTCAAGCCAAAGGCACTGCTGGCACAAAGCAAGCAGAAGAAGAGCCCCACTCAAATTGGCGCAACTACAATAATCACCTACATCGTCCTGGGAGCCCTTGTCGTCTCTTCCGTTTACTATGCTCTCAAATATTGGCAGAACAGAggaccagcagcagcagaaggcaTTGTGGGCAACTAA
- the LOC4327711 gene encoding putative pectinesterase/pectinesterase inhibitor 22 has translation MASTGALLLLLLFVLACGGNGGAAAAVFSGCSFESQEEAEAFEAALLQQACFNVTAFGGGGGGGGGEGGCVSRLDTARGGAGSGPVPVLRAAVRDTLGEAVGAVAAVAGLASLSNHAREEMAVRDCVELVGYSVDELGWALDAMADPDGGVAAAEEEDETEPETRRRRRRGARAEDDIHAWLSAAMGNQGTCLDGFHGTDSRLLRRVESAVTQLTQLVSNLLAMHKKLRDITPQHQHQHHHHPGNNNNKNGTADGAAAGGDDTGPSSDLPPWVTDVVNDVEEEVTATRGRGRSSSSGRKAMRVDVVVAQDGSGRWRTVSEAVARAPSHSRRRYVIYVKRGVYEENVEVRKKKTNIVIVGEGMGETVITGSRSMAAGWTTFRSATFAVSGAGFIARDMTIRNTAGPAAHQAVALRVDSDRSAFFRIAVEGHQDTLYAHSLRQFYRDCRVSGTVDFIFGNGIAVIQRTTISTLPPAAGQNAGSVTAQGRRDPNQNTGFALHACIVEAKYPTYLGRPWKPFSRVVVMESYLGAGVQPRGWLEWDGDGGELATLFYGEYRNYGPGANIGGRVRWPGYHVIMDAAVAVRFTVRRFIDGLAWLPSTGVTFTADLNRK, from the exons ATGGCGTCCACCGGCGCGCTGCTTCTGTTGCTCTTGTTTGTGCTTGCgtgcggcggcaatggcggcgcggccgccgcggtgtTCTCCGGGTGTTCGTTCGAGAGccaggaggaggccgaggcgttCGAGGCCGCGCTGCTGCAGCAGGCGTGCTTCAACGTGACGGCGttcggtggaggcggaggtggaggtgggggcGAGGGCGGCTGCGTGTCGCGGCTCgacacggcgcgcggcggcgcggggagtgGCCCCGTGCCGGTGCTCCGCGCGGCGGTCCGGGACACGCTCGGCGAGGCGGTGGGCGCCGTGGCGGCCGTGGCGGGGCTCGCGTCGCTGTCCAACCACGCGCGGGAGGAGATGGCCGTGCGCGACTGCGTCGAGCTGGTGGGGTACTCCGTCGACGAGCTCGGGTGGGCGCTCGACGCCATGGCCGAccccgacggcggcgtcgccgcggcggaggaggaggatgagacgGAGCCGGAgacgaggcgccgccgccgccgcggcgcgcgcgccgagGACGACATCCACGCCTGGCTCAGCGCGGCGATGGGCAACCAGGGCACCTGCCTCGACGGCTTCCACGGCACCGacagccgcctcctccgccgcgtcgAGTCGGCCGTGACGCAGCTCACTCAGCTCGTCAGCAACCTCCTCGCCATGCACAAGAAGCTCCGCGACATCACGCCGCAGCACCAacaccaacaccaccaccaccccggcaacaacaacaacaagaacggcacagccgacggcgccgccgccggaggggatGACACCGGCCCGTCGTCGGATCTACCGCCATGGGTGACGGACGTCGTCAAcgatgtcgaggaggaggtcaCGGCGACGCGCGGACGagggaggtcgtcgtcgtcgggaaGGAAGGCGATGCGCGTGGACGTGGTGGTGGCGCAGGACGGGAgcgggcggtggcggacggtgagcgaggcggtggcgcgggcgcCGAGCCACAGCAGGAGGAGGTACGTGATCTACGTGAAGCGAGGGGTGTACGAGGAGAACGTGgaggtgaggaagaagaagacgaacaTCGTCATCGTCGGCGAGGGGATGGGGGAGACGGTCATCACCGGCAGCCGGAGCATGGCCGCCGGCTGGACCACCTTCCGGAGCGCCACGTTTG CGGTGTCGGGGGCGGGGTTCATCGCACGGGACATGACGATTCGGAACAcggcggggccggcggcgcACCAGGCGGTGGCGCTGCGCGTCGACTCCGATCGCTCCGCCTTCTTCCGCATCGCCGTCGAGGGCCACCAGGACACGCTCTACGCGCACTCCCTCCGCCAGTTCTACCGCGACTGCCGCGTCTCCGGCACCGTCGACTTCATCTTCGGCAACGGCATCGCCGTCATCCAGCGCACCACCATCTCTaccctcccgcccgccgccggccagaACGCCGGCAGCGTCACGGCGCAGGGCCGGAGGGACCCCAACCAGAACACCGGCTTCGCCCTCCATGCTTGCATCGTGGAGGCCAAGTACCCGACCTACCTCGGACGCCCGTGGAAGCCCTTCTCCCGGGTGGTCGTCATGGAGTCCTACCTCGGCGCAGGTGTCCAGCCGCGCGGATGGCTGGAgtgggacggcgacggcggcgagctcgccaCGCTATTCTACGGGGAGTACCGCAACTATGGGCCTGGCGCCAACATCGGCGGCCGGGTGCGGTGGCCCGGATACCACGTGATcatggacgccgccgtcgctgtgCGCTTCACCGTGCGGCGGTTCATCGACGGCCTCGCTTGGCTACCCTCCACCGGCGTCACCTTCACCGCTGACCTCAACAGGAAATGA
- the LOC107277409 gene encoding uncharacterized protein: MDTGAVEDGRAGGELCDNSRQNGVDDAELGETSRQKNGVDDAELGDNRRRENGGGRRSHAPGFEANKNDTLLVVATLITALTYQLGTNVPGGYWQDDAADGSHAAGDPIMRDKNRRRYWLFMAASWAGFGSSMLLTLGLLTGVPSRSRAVQWPFLVSYSSLVLTFITSQSRTPLAMDVVIWGAVMAVLTVGIKYRRLDRLRFWFCPPAPSSHDHDMNGRQQVVAAK, encoded by the coding sequence ATGGACACCGGCGCAGTTGAggacggccgcgccggcggcgagctgtgTGACAACAGCCGGCAAAACGGTGTCGACGACGCTGAGCTGGGTGAGACCAGCCGGCAGAAGAACGGTGTCGACGACGCTGAGCTGGGTgacaaccggcggcgggagaacggcggcgggcgccgcaGTCACGCGCCGGGGTTCGAGGCGAACAAGAACGACACGCTGCTGGTGGTGGCGACGCTGATCACGGCGCTGACGTACCAGCTGGGGACGAACGTCCCGGGCGGGTACTGGCaggacgacgccgccgacgggagccacgccgccggcgacccgATCATGCGGGACAAGAACCGGCGGCGGTACTGGCTGTTCATGGCAGCGAGCTGGGCCGGGTTCGGGAGCTCGATGCTGCTCACGCTGGGGCTGCTCACCGGCGTGCCGTCGAGGTCGCGCGCCGTGCAGTGGCCGTTCCTGGTGTCCTACTCCAGCCTCGTGCTCACGTTCATCACGTCGCAGTCGCGGACGCCGCTCGCCATGGACGTGGTGATCTGGGGCGCCGTCATGGCCGTGCTCACCGTCGGCATCAAGTACCGCCGCCTCGACAGGCTCCGCTTCTGGTTCTGCCCACCTGCTCCCAGTTCCCATGACCATGACATGAATGGCCGCCAGCAGGTTGTAGCTGCCAAATGA